The following DNA comes from Nitrospira sp..
GTGCCGGAGTTGGTTGCGGCGATCGACGAGTTCATTCGGCTCAATAACAAGAACCCCAAGCCGTTCGTGTGGACCAAAACCGTCGACGACATTCTGAAGAAGATCAAGCATTGTAAAGCCATGATTGAGACACCACACTAGGCCCGGCCGTTCTTGCTATTCAGGGGGCAGGGCATTACGATCGCGACGAACTCTGAACCCGTGACAGGAACCACTCGTGGCGAAACGACGCAGTCATACAGCCGGCATCTTCATCACGCTGGAAGGCACCGAAGGGAGCGGAAAATCGACCCAAGCCGCTCGCCTGGCCCAGGCCCTTCGCGCCGAAGGCCATGCCGTGCTCCTCACACGGGAACCGGGCGGCACGCCGGCAGCCGAGCAGCTCCGCGCGGTGCTGCTTAAGAATAATTCGGAGTCGCTGGCGGCAGAAACGGAAGCCTTCGTCATTCTCGCAGCCCGCCGCCAACATGTGGATCACGTGATCGCACCGGCGCTGCAGCAGGGCGCAATTGTGATCTGCGACCGGTTCATCGATTCCACCTTGGCCTATCAAGGCTATGCGCGAGGGCTGGACCTGAAGACGCTGCGCACGATGAACCGCTGGGCCACCGGGGGCCTTGCGCCTGACCTCACTCTCCTCTTCGATCTTCCCGTGGCCACCGGCCTGCGCCGGCGGCAGCGCGATGCCGCGGGGCAGAACCGGCTGGACCGGGAGACAAGACGCTTTCACGAAAACGTGCGCGCCGGGTTTTTACAACTCGCGCGCAAAGAACCCCGGCGCATCAAGCCGGTCAACGCGGCGCGAACCCCCGACAGGATTGCAGACGACGTGCGCACACTCGTGTTCGACTGGCTGGAAACGCGCCGACCCCAAACGGGACGAACAAGGTAACCATGCCCTTTCGCGAGATCACCGGACATGAACATCCGATCGCGGTCCTGCGGGCCGCCGTCTCCCACGACCGATTGGGACATGCGTATCTCTTCCATGGCGAAGACGCGATCGGGAAACGCCTGACGGCCATCCACCTCGCCCAGGCCTTGAACTGCGAGCAGCCGCCGTCACCGGATGTACTGGACAGCTGCGGCGCCTGCCGCGCCTGCCTGCAAATCGCCGCGCGAACCCACCCGGACTTCATCGCGATCGACCCCGACCGTGAATTGGCCAATCCCGCCATCAAGATCGAACAGGTCAGAGAAATCGAACAGCAGTTCGTCTATCGCCCATTGATGGGCGAGAGAAAGATCTGCCTGATCGACGAAGCCGACCGCATGACCATCGGCGCCGCCAATGCACTGCTCAAAACGCTGGAGGAACCGCCGGGTCACGCGCTCTTCCTCTTGATTACCAGCAGGCCCAACGCGCTCCCGATCACCATCCGTTCGCGTTGCCAGCAACTTCGCTTCACCACACCGGCGCGCACGCAGGTCGAAGCAGCCGTGATCCTCAAGCGCGAACTGCCGCCGGTGGATGCGCGACTCCTGGCGCTCGTCACGGAAGGCCGCATCGGCGAGGCGCTCACGCTGGATGTCGCCGCCCTGCGTGAATGGCAACGCGACTGTTTGGCCATCGTAGCCCCCGCGACGCTCAGATCGATCAGCGCGATCCTGACACTGGCCGAGAGCCTCGCCAAATCCGACCGTGGCATCGAGACGCTGACCTGGCTTAGTCGCTGGATCCGGGATCTCATGCTCGTCCATGTCGGCGGCGACCGCGATCAAATTCTCCACCTCGAACAGATGGACCAGTTGCAGGAATATTCCCGCACTACCGATCTCACCCTGCTCCTCGACCTGATCAAGGAGATCGAACGCACACAGCAGAATGCCACCCGCAATCTGAATCTCCACATGGCCCTGGAATCCTGCCTGCTCAAACTCCGTGATGCCCTCGGCCTCGCCCCCGCCGGAATGCCTGCCTAGAAATCCTTATTCCCAACCTGGTATCTTCCCCTTCGTCATGCGAGATCAAAACACGTTCTACATTACGACGCCGATTTACTACGTGAACGATGTGCCGCACATCGGCCACGCCTACACTACCGTCGCCGCCGATGTGCTCGCGCGCTACTGGCGTCTGCGAGGTCGCGACGTCATGTTCCTGACCGGCCTCGACGAGCACGGCCAGAAAGTGCAGCAGGCAGCCGCAAAGGCCGGCATCGATCCGCAGGCCCATTGCGACAAGCTGGCGCCGCAGTTCCAAGACCTCTGGAAACGGTTGAACATTTCGAATAATGCCTTCATCCGCACCACCGATGCGCCGCACAAGAAAGTCGTTCAACGATATCTTCAAGAGCTCTACGATAAACAGCTGATTTATAAGGACTCGTATACCGGTTGGTATTGCACGTACGACGAACGGTTCTGGACTGAAAAAGACGTTGTAGGAGGGATCTGCCCGGACTGCAACCGCCCCATCGAACAGCTCAGCGAGCATAACTATTTCTTCAAGATGGGACAGTATCAGGAACAGCTCATCGACCACATCAAGCAGCACCCGCACTTCATCCGGCCCGAGTCCCGCCGCAACGAAGTCCTGGGGTTTCTGACGACCCAGAAGCTCGGCGACCTGTCTATTTCCAGACCCAAGTCGCGCCTCTCATGGGGCATCGAATTGCCGTTCGATCACGACTACGTGACCTACGTCTGGTTCGACGCCCTGGTCAATTACATCTCCGCCTTGGAATACAAACTGACGACACCCTCGGTTGATCGCTACTGGCCGGCGTCGGTCCATCTCGTCGGGAAAGACATCCTCACGACTCACGCCGTCTATTGGTCGACGATGTTGATGGCGCTGAACCTGCCGCTGCCGGAAACCATCTTCGCGCATGGCTGGTGGACCGTCGACGGCGAAAAGATGTCGAAGAGCCGCGGCAACGTCGTCGATCCCAACAAGATGGTCGAGACCTACGGCATCGATGCCTTCCGTTACTTCCTCCTGCGCGAAGTGCCGTTCGGGCAAGACGGAGATTTCTCACAGACGGCGATGATCACTAGCATCAACAGCGACTTGGCCAACGGCATCGGCAATCTACTCAGCCGTACCCTCACGATGATCGAGCGTTTCGCGGACGGGAAGATTCCGGCAAGCGGCCCGCCCGCGCTCCCGGAACTCGAAGAGAAGATCGCCCAGGCCGCCACGCAATTGCCGGCCACGTTGGAACGAGGCTTCAGCGCGCTCACCTTCCGCGACAATCTCCAAACAATCGGCGAACTGGCCAGCCTCTGCGATGAATACATCGACAAAGCCGCGCCCTGGAAGCTGGCGAAGAATCCCGACGACGCGCCGAAACTGAAAACCGTCCTGAATACCGCCGCCCGCGCCTTGCGCCTGCTGGCCGTCTCGCTCCATCCGTTCATGCCGCAAACCACGGAACAACTGGCCCGGCAGCTCGGCTACCACTTCGACTTTACCAAGGCCGTCCCGGCCTCTGCCTACCAGTGGGACAGCCCCGTAGCCGATCTCCCGATCGCCAAGGGAGCGCCGTTGTTCCCCCGGATCGAAATCGCCGCGGACACGAAGACGGCCACCGCAAAAGACGCGCCCAAAGCACAGAAAGATTCATCGAAAAAAGGAGCCAAACCAGTGAGCGACACACCCGCGACCCCGCAACCGGTTCCCGCCGCAGCCACCACGACCCCGGCCGCAACAACAACTCCGGCGGCACCGGCAGCAGCGCCCGCACCGGCCGCGCCACCACAGATCAGCATCGACGACTTCATGAAGATTCAGCTGAAAACGGCGAAAGTCATCAGCGCCGAACGCGTACCGAAGTCGGAGAAGCTGTTGAAGCTCCAAGTCTCACTCGGCACGGAGCA
Coding sequences within:
- the tmk gene encoding dTMP kinase; translated protein: MAKRRSHTAGIFITLEGTEGSGKSTQAARLAQALRAEGHAVLLTREPGGTPAAEQLRAVLLKNNSESLAAETEAFVILAARRQHVDHVIAPALQQGAIVICDRFIDSTLAYQGYARGLDLKTLRTMNRWATGGLAPDLTLLFDLPVATGLRRRQRDAAGQNRLDRETRRFHENVRAGFLQLARKEPRRIKPVNAARTPDRIADDVRTLVFDWLETRRPQTGRTR
- the holB gene encoding DNA polymerase III subunit delta' → MPFREITGHEHPIAVLRAAVSHDRLGHAYLFHGEDAIGKRLTAIHLAQALNCEQPPSPDVLDSCGACRACLQIAARTHPDFIAIDPDRELANPAIKIEQVREIEQQFVYRPLMGERKICLIDEADRMTIGAANALLKTLEEPPGHALFLLITSRPNALPITIRSRCQQLRFTTPARTQVEAAVILKRELPPVDARLLALVTEGRIGEALTLDVAALREWQRDCLAIVAPATLRSISAILTLAESLAKSDRGIETLTWLSRWIRDLMLVHVGGDRDQILHLEQMDQLQEYSRTTDLTLLLDLIKEIERTQQNATRNLNLHMALESCLLKLRDALGLAPAGMPA
- the metG gene encoding methionine--tRNA ligase, coding for MRDQNTFYITTPIYYVNDVPHIGHAYTTVAADVLARYWRLRGRDVMFLTGLDEHGQKVQQAAAKAGIDPQAHCDKLAPQFQDLWKRLNISNNAFIRTTDAPHKKVVQRYLQELYDKQLIYKDSYTGWYCTYDERFWTEKDVVGGICPDCNRPIEQLSEHNYFFKMGQYQEQLIDHIKQHPHFIRPESRRNEVLGFLTTQKLGDLSISRPKSRLSWGIELPFDHDYVTYVWFDALVNYISALEYKLTTPSVDRYWPASVHLVGKDILTTHAVYWSTMLMALNLPLPETIFAHGWWTVDGEKMSKSRGNVVDPNKMVETYGIDAFRYFLLREVPFGQDGDFSQTAMITSINSDLANGIGNLLSRTLTMIERFADGKIPASGPPALPELEEKIAQAATQLPATLERGFSALTFRDNLQTIGELASLCDEYIDKAAPWKLAKNPDDAPKLKTVLNTAARALRLLAVSLHPFMPQTTEQLARQLGYHFDFTKAVPASAYQWDSPVADLPIAKGAPLFPRIEIAADTKTATAKDAPKAQKDSSKKGAKPVSDTPATPQPVPAAATTTPAATTTPAAPAAAPAPAAPPQISIDDFMKIQLKTAKVISAERVPKSEKLLKLQVSLGTEQRQIVAGIGKKYEPEALVGKMIVIVANLKPAKLMGIESQGMVLAAGDSEVRGLATILEEVEPGTKVK